In Thermomicrobiales bacterium, the following are encoded in one genomic region:
- a CDS encoding M20/M25/M40 family metallo-hydrolase, which translates to LTPEVTDGRQGFIHLYSFTGGAASAEMRFALRDFERDGLAAHGELLQKVCDAVQASEPRARISCEITPQYRNMRYWLENDMRPVELARQACQESGVEPFSSPTRGGTDGSRLTELGVPTPNLFTGMQAFHGPMEWVSVQDMARATDMCVRIAELWALG; encoded by the coding sequence CTCACACCGGAGGTCACAGACGGGCGGCAGGGGTTCATTCACCTGTATTCGTTTACCGGCGGCGCAGCATCGGCGGAGATGCGGTTCGCACTTCGTGACTTCGAGCGCGACGGTCTTGCGGCCCACGGCGAGCTGCTGCAGAAGGTCTGCGACGCCGTGCAGGCCAGCGAGCCGCGCGCCAGGATCTCCTGTGAAATCACACCGCAGTACCGCAACATGCGCTACTGGCTGGAAAACGATATGCGTCCGGTCGAGCTCGCGCGTCAGGCATGTCAGGAGAGCGGGGTGGAACCGTTCTCATCACCCACGCGCGGTGGCACTGATGGATCCAGGCTGACCGAACTCGGCGTTCCCACACCGAATCTCTTCACGGGGATGCAGGCGTTTCACGGACCGATGGAGTGGGTAAGCGTCCAGGACATGGCCAGAGCGACCGACATGTGCGTGCGGATCGCCGAACTGTGGGCGCTGGGGTAG